A single Deinococcus sedimenti DNA region contains:
- a CDS encoding tetratricopeptide repeat-containing diguanylate cyclase, which translates to MPACPPRDQLDVLLPVDTPTDLMTRLRAAPDGETRALALVAVARHTRETSLGNAQGLGEAALSEALRCGSPRAAVEALIGLSFVSASLGQQERALDAIGRAQTMLEEHRLTDQLSGVLNTRALTRLTSGDVTGARQDLQDALDLARQARNPADQGNALVNLAWLACSSGDPKDALHHLNLLEELVHTVADEALSEELCTYMHENRAHAYSLLAREAQELGRSDAQRQAVQQGLMVLRAARLALQVTPSLTSELLCAAHESTLLRLDGDLRGAERAARRAAQLNAVIKQQLYIEPQLCLAELLQSRGEFDAALAQYGAALDIARRQHRHLDIQRLLSAIGALHERQGRLREALDVTREALQAANTAVERVNSAAARHLQLDRELRQARADASSWQDRLRQAEVQARQDPLTGLLNRRGLEEGLLGLQFPADGARLSDWSLLTVVFVDVDHFKHVNDRHSHAVGDQVLRVVGQLLAGQVRAGDLLGRYGGEEFVLVTPVRTRGRAHGLAEACRRAVEGHDWSDLLPDMRLTASVGYAVTTPDRLPQALRIADDHLYRAKNAGRNRVSPAAP; encoded by the coding sequence ATGCCTGCCTGCCCTCCCCGGGACCAGCTGGACGTGCTGCTGCCCGTAGACACGCCCACCGATCTGATGACGCGCCTGCGGGCCGCGCCAGACGGCGAAACGCGCGCGCTGGCGCTGGTGGCGGTCGCCCGTCACACCCGCGAGACGTCCCTGGGCAACGCGCAGGGGCTCGGCGAGGCCGCGCTGAGTGAGGCGCTGCGCTGCGGCTCGCCGCGCGCTGCCGTGGAGGCCCTGATCGGCCTGAGTTTCGTGTCGGCCAGCCTGGGGCAGCAGGAACGGGCGCTGGACGCCATCGGGCGCGCGCAGACCATGCTCGAGGAGCACCGGCTGACCGATCAGCTGTCCGGCGTGCTGAACACCCGCGCCCTGACCCGCCTGACCAGCGGGGACGTCACCGGCGCCCGGCAGGACCTGCAGGACGCCCTGGACCTGGCGCGGCAGGCCCGCAATCCGGCCGATCAGGGCAACGCGCTGGTGAACCTGGCGTGGCTGGCGTGCAGCAGCGGCGATCCCAAGGACGCCCTGCACCACCTGAATCTCCTCGAGGAACTCGTGCATACCGTGGCGGACGAGGCGCTCAGCGAGGAGCTGTGCACGTACATGCACGAGAACCGCGCGCACGCCTACTCGCTGCTGGCCCGGGAGGCGCAGGAACTGGGCCGGAGCGACGCGCAGCGCCAGGCGGTGCAGCAGGGCCTGATGGTGCTGCGCGCCGCGCGCCTGGCGCTGCAGGTGACGCCCAGCCTGACCAGTGAACTGCTGTGCGCGGCGCACGAATCGACCCTGCTGCGCCTGGACGGCGACCTGCGCGGCGCCGAGCGCGCGGCGCGGCGCGCGGCTCAGCTGAACGCCGTGATCAAGCAGCAGCTGTACATCGAGCCGCAGCTGTGCCTCGCGGAACTCCTGCAGTCCCGCGGTGAGTTCGACGCGGCGCTCGCGCAGTACGGCGCGGCGCTGGACATCGCGCGGCGCCAGCACCGGCACCTGGACATCCAGCGGCTCCTGAGCGCCATCGGCGCGCTGCATGAACGCCAGGGTCGCCTGCGCGAGGCGCTGGACGTGACGCGCGAGGCCCTGCAGGCCGCGAACACCGCCGTGGAACGCGTGAACAGCGCCGCGGCGCGCCACCTGCAGCTGGACCGTGAACTGCGCCAGGCGCGCGCGGACGCGAGTTCCTGGCAGGACCGCCTGCGGCAGGCCGAGGTGCAGGCCCGGCAGGACCCCCTGACCGGGCTGCTCAACCGCCGCGGACTGGAGGAGGGGCTGCTGGGCCTGCAGTTCCCCGCGGACGGCGCGCGGCTCTCGGACTGGTCGCTGCTGACGGTGGTGTTCGTGGATGTGGATCACTTCAAGCACGTGAATGACCGGCACTCGCACGCGGTGGGGGATCAGGTGCTGCGGGTGGTGGGTCAGTTGCTGGCGGGTCAGGTGCGGGCCGGGGACCTGCTGGGCCGGTACGGCGGGGAGGAGTTCGTGCTGGTCACGCCGGTCCGCACGCGCGGGCGGGCGCACGGCCTGGCGGAGGCCTGCCGCCGCGCGGTGGAGGGGCACGACTGGTCGGACCTGCTGCCGGACATGCGCCTGACGGCCAGCGTGGGGTACGCGGTGACCACCCCGGACCGCCTGCCGCAGGCGCTGCGGATCGCGGACGATCACCTGTACCGCGCGAAGAACGCCGGCCGCAACCGCGTGTCGCCCGCCGCGCCCTGA